The Mastacembelus armatus chromosome 9, fMasArm1.2, whole genome shotgun sequence genome contains a region encoding:
- the LOC113138952 gene encoding somatomedin-B and thrombospondin type-1 domain-containing protein isoform X1, with protein MGAHGWSSARLGFVICGYFAFFCGEIVPQAEAGCRERESPNCCTGRNNECFEYTKRKTVCYCDVYCQKTRDCCEDYQRVCQVSAAIDCVVGSWGPWSSCTSPCGVGSKERSRQVSLPPRNGGVPCPDLKQRRGCFGNNVICNTAKEVAKILPDSFKRNFKDPWRRPHMLMKEEKASYCVNLRVKQASAACKLKLWSAQLVRERLVCAECQSDAMSKSDRCGGDGLESIGTFWAAASVPGCHGTWVRESSSEGCRCPPYSVLFV; from the exons ATGGGAGCGCACGGATGGAGCTCAGCGCGTCTTGGGTTTGTCATTTGTGGATATTTTGCGTTTTTCTGCGGGGAGATTGTTCCTCAGGCTGAAGCGGGCTGCAGGGAGCGGGAGAGTCCAAACTGCTGCACCGGCCGGAATAACGAATGTTTTGAGTACACcaagagaaaaacagtgtgCTACTGTGATGTCTACTGCCAGAAAACCAGAGACTGCTGCGAGGACTATCAGCGTGTGTGCCAAGTATCTG CAGCCATTGATTGTGTGGTGGGATCATGGGGTCCCTGGTCATCATGCACATCTCCATGTGGAGTTGGCAGCAAAGAAAGGAGCCGCCAAGTATCTCTTCCCCCTAGAAACGGTGGCGTTCCCTGTCCTGACCTCAAACAACGTCGAGGATGCTTTGGAAACAACGTCATATGCAACACTGCGAAAG AGGTGGCAAAGATCCTGCCTGACTCTTTCAAGAGGAACTTCAAGGACCCTTGGAGACGACCACACATgctgatgaaggaggagaaggcCAG TTACTGTGTGAACCTGCGTGTCAAACAGGCCAGTGCAGCTTGTAAACTCAAACTGTGGAGTGCTCAGCTGGTGCGAGAGAGGCTGGTCTGTGCAGAGTGTCAGAGTGATGCCATGTCAAAGTCAGACCGGTGTGGAGGTGACGGTCTAGAGAGCATCGG AACCTTCTGGGCAGCAGCTTCAGTCCCAGGCTGTCACGGCACCTGGGTGCGAGAGTCGTCTTCTGAGGGTTGCAGATGTCCCCCCTACTCTGTGCTCTTTGTGTGA
- the LOC113138952 gene encoding somatomedin-B and thrombospondin type-1 domain-containing protein isoform X2, whose translation MGAHGWSSARLGFVICGYFAFFCGEIVPQAEAGCRERESPNCCTGRNNECFEYTKRKTVCYCDVYCQKTRDCCEDYQRVCQVSAIDCVVGSWGPWSSCTSPCGVGSKERSRQVSLPPRNGGVPCPDLKQRRGCFGNNVICNTAKEVAKILPDSFKRNFKDPWRRPHMLMKEEKASYCVNLRVKQASAACKLKLWSAQLVRERLVCAECQSDAMSKSDRCGGDGLESIGTFWAAASVPGCHGTWVRESSSEGCRCPPYSVLFV comes from the exons ATGGGAGCGCACGGATGGAGCTCAGCGCGTCTTGGGTTTGTCATTTGTGGATATTTTGCGTTTTTCTGCGGGGAGATTGTTCCTCAGGCTGAAGCGGGCTGCAGGGAGCGGGAGAGTCCAAACTGCTGCACCGGCCGGAATAACGAATGTTTTGAGTACACcaagagaaaaacagtgtgCTACTGTGATGTCTACTGCCAGAAAACCAGAGACTGCTGCGAGGACTATCAGCGTGTGTGCCAAGTATCTG CCATTGATTGTGTGGTGGGATCATGGGGTCCCTGGTCATCATGCACATCTCCATGTGGAGTTGGCAGCAAAGAAAGGAGCCGCCAAGTATCTCTTCCCCCTAGAAACGGTGGCGTTCCCTGTCCTGACCTCAAACAACGTCGAGGATGCTTTGGAAACAACGTCATATGCAACACTGCGAAAG AGGTGGCAAAGATCCTGCCTGACTCTTTCAAGAGGAACTTCAAGGACCCTTGGAGACGACCACACATgctgatgaaggaggagaaggcCAG TTACTGTGTGAACCTGCGTGTCAAACAGGCCAGTGCAGCTTGTAAACTCAAACTGTGGAGTGCTCAGCTGGTGCGAGAGAGGCTGGTCTGTGCAGAGTGTCAGAGTGATGCCATGTCAAAGTCAGACCGGTGTGGAGGTGACGGTCTAGAGAGCATCGG AACCTTCTGGGCAGCAGCTTCAGTCCCAGGCTGTCACGGCACCTGGGTGCGAGAGTCGTCTTCTGAGGGTTGCAGATGTCCCCCCTACTCTGTGCTCTTTGTGTGA
- the snap29 gene encoding synaptosomal-associated protein 29 gives MAYPKSHNPFADDDDEEEFKPKSRGVEDYPSDSGMSEAERRQHYLQQEVMRTAQSAVDSSYRSVGLIYESEKMGVETAEELVRQGEVLKRTDKMLDNMEQDLKTSQKHITSIKSVWGGLVNYFKGKPETKPPPEQPKTYQTNERLQNALSSSREYEDKYQASHPNLRKLDTGAFGAAASANDSSSLQNGYPQNRHLREAHQTLDNNLDEMSDGLKRLKNLGLGLQSEIEDQDDSINSLLNKVDKMDVKIHNTNQQIKNLK, from the exons ATGGCCTACCCTAAATCTCACAACCCGTTTGCAGATGACGACGATGAGGAAGAGTTTAAGCCCAAGAGCAGGGGTGTTGAGGACTACCCCAGTGACAGTGGGATGAGCGAAGCAGAGAGGAGGCAGCACTACCTCCAGCAGGAAGTGATGCGTACGGCTCAGTCTGCTGTGGACAGCAGTTATCGCTCCGTCGGTCTAATCTATGAATCGGAGAAGATGGGTGTGGAAACTGCAGAA GAGCTGGTGCGTCAGGGTGAGGTGCTTAAGAGAACAGACAAGATGTTGGACAACATGGAACAGGACCTGAAGACCAGCCAGAAGCACATTACAAGTATAAAGAGTGTGTGGGGAGGCCTTGTCAATTACTTCAAGGGCAAGCCAGAGACAAAGCCACCACCTGAGCAGCCAAAGACCTACCAGACCAACGAGAG attacAGAATGCCCTGTCCAGCAGCAGGGAATATGAAGATAAGTATCAAGCCAGTCACCCTAATCTAAGAAAGTTGGATACAGGAG CATTTGGAGCTGCTGCATCTGCAAATGACAGTTCATCTCTACAGAATGGATACCCTCAGAACAGGCATCTTAGGGAGGCTCACCAGACCCTCGACAATAATTTAG ATGAGATGTCAGATGGCTTGAAAAGACTCAAGAACCTTGGGCTTGGTCTCCAGTCTGAGATTGAGGACCAGGATGACTCCATTAATTCTCTGCTGAACAAAGTGGACAAGATGGACGTGAAGATccacaacacaaaccaacagaTTAAAAACCTCAAATAA